A section of the Triticum dicoccoides isolate Atlit2015 ecotype Zavitan chromosome 7A, WEW_v2.0, whole genome shotgun sequence genome encodes:
- the LOC119331391 gene encoding ATP-dependent zinc metalloprotease FTSH 1, chloroplastic, which produces MAPPSLSSSHLLITASLPKPSSIRPPRLPLSSRPVPALLLALAASPAFPALAVDAPAPLDAAAPQLQLQAEAPTPAANPFADTLLTAPKPGSAAVDIPDGGQWRYSEFLAAVKKGKVERVRFSKDGGMLQLTAVDGRRASVVVPNDPDLIDILATNGVDISVAEGDAAGPGGFLAFVGNLLFPFIAFAGLFFLFRRAQGGPGGGPGGMGGPMDFGRSKSKFQEVPETGVTFQDVAGADQAKLELQEVVDFLKNPDKYTALGAKIPKGCLLVGPPGTGKTLLARAVAGEAGVPFFSCAASEFVELFVGVGASRVRDLFEKAKAKAPCIVFIDEIDAVGRQRGAGMGGGNDEREQTINQLLTEMDGFSGNSGVIVLAATNRPDVLDSALLRPGRFDRQVTVDRPDVAGRVRILEVHSRGKALAKDVDFDKVARRTPGFTGADLQNLMNEAAILAARRDLKEISKDEISDALERIIAGPEKKNAVVSEQKRKLVAYHEAGHALVGALMPEYDPVAKISIIPRGQAGGLTFFAPSEERLESGLYSRSYLENQMAVALGGRVAEEVIFGQDNVTTGASSDFMQVSRVARQMVERFGFSKKIGQVAIGSSGGNPFLGQQMSSQKDYSMATADIVDAEVRELVETAYSRATQIINTHIDILHRLANLLIEKETVDGEEFMSLFIDGQAELFVA; this is translated from the exons ATGGCGCCCCcttccctctcctcctcccacctCCTCATCACCGCGTCCCTCCCCAAGCCCTCCTCCATCCGGCCGCCGCGCCTCCCGCTCTCCTCCAGGCCCGTCCCGGCGCTGCTCCTCGcgctcgccgcctcgccggcctTTCCCGCCCTCGCCGTCGACGCGCCCGCGCCGCTCGATGCGGCGGCCCCGCAGCTGCAGCTCCAGGCCGAGGCGCCGACGCCCGCGGCCAACCCCTTCGCCGACACCCTGCTCACCGCGCCCAAGCCTGGGTCGGCGGCCGTCGACATACCCGACGGCGGCCAGTGGCGCTACAGCGAGTTCCTCGCGGCCGTCAAGAAGGGCAAGGTCGAGCGCGTGCGCTTCTCCAAGGACGGCGGCATGCTGCAGCTCACGGCCGTCGACGGCCGCCGCGCCTCCGTCGTCGTGCCCAACGACCCCGACCTCATCGACATCCTCGCCACCAACGGCGTCGACATCTCCGTCGCCGAGGGCGACGCAGCGGGGCCCGGGGGCTTCCTCGCCTTCGTCGGCAACCTGCTCTTCCCCTTCATCGCCTTCGCggggctcttcttcctcttccgccGCGCGCAGGGCGGGCCCGGCGGGGGCCCCGGCGGGATGGGCGGGCCCATGGACTTCGGCCGCTCCAAGAGCAAGTTCCAGGAGGTGCCCGAGACCGGGGTCACCTTCCAGGACGTCGCCGGCGCCGACCAGGCCAAGCTCGAGCTGCAGGAGGTCGTGGATTTCCTCAAGAACCCCGACAAGTACACCGCGCTCGGGGCCAAGATCCCCAAGGGCTGCCTGCTCGTCGGCCCGCCCGGGACCGGGAAGACGCTGCTCGCCCGGGCCGTCGCCGGGGAGGCCGGggtgcccttcttctcctgcgccGCGTCTGAGTTCGTCGAGCTCTTCGTCGGCGTCGGCGCGTCCAGGGTGAGGGACCTCTtcgagaaggccaaggccaaggcgcCCTGCATCGTCTTCATCGATGAGATTGACGCCGTCGGGAGGCAGCGTGGTGCCGGAATGGGTGGGGGGAACGATGAGAGGGAGCAGACCATTAACCAGCTGCTCACGGAGATGGACGGCTTCTCCGGAAACAGCGGTGTCATCGTGCTCGCCGCGACCAACAGGCCGGATGTGCTCGACTCGGCGCTTCTGCGGCCAGGGCGGTTTGATCGGCAGGTCACCGTCGACCGTCCGGATGTCGCCGGCCGTGTCAGGATCCTTGAG GTTCACTCCAGAGGAAAGGCATTGGCGAAGGATGTAGACTTTGATAAGGTTGCCAGAAGGACACCTGGTTTCACCGGTGCTGATCTTCAGAACTTGATGAATGAGGCTGCCATCCTTGCTGCTCGTCGTGATCTGAAGGAGATAAGCAAGGACGAGATCTCTGATGCTCTGGAGAGGATCATTGCTGGGCCTGAGAAGAAGAATGCAGTTGTttcagaacagaagaggaagcttgTGGCTTACCATG AGGCTGGACATGCCCTCGTCGGTGCCCTGATGCCTGAATATGACCCTGTTGCCAAGATTTCCATCATTCCTCGAGGTCAAGCTGGTGGGCTCACGTTCTTTGCTCCAAGCGAAGAGAGGCTTGAGTCTGGACTGTACAGCAGGAGCTACCTAGAGAACCAAATGGCTGTGGCACTTGGTGGCAG GGTTGCCGAGGAGGTGATCTTTGGCCAAGACAATGTGACAACTGGGGCATCCAGTGACTTCATGCAGGTCTCACGTGTCGCCAGACAAATGGTTGAAAGATTTGGGTTCAGTAAGAAGATTGGGCAAGTCGCGATCGGATCATCTGGTGGAAACCCTTTCTTGGGCCAGCAG ATGTCGAGCCAGAAGGACTACTCGATGGCCACGGCGGACATCGTAGACGCCGAGGTCAGGGAACTCGTGGAGACGGCCTACTCGCGGGCGACGCA